A DNA window from Verrucomicrobiia bacterium contains the following coding sequences:
- a CDS encoding exosortase/archaeosortase family protein produces the protein MRHLPIALVLGWWVLDLQVHWRALVEFQHGWLVVPLAAYLAWERWPTRPASEPPASAWGPLLLALFSMPLVLVAELHKHAVASTAASSFALSLGCTGFLLALIWLQHGAPMARRFAFPILFLFVAVPIPRLLWNPVVLGLQGFITVLNVEALNLLGIPAFRTGNVIQLPQGAVGVDEACSGIRSLQASIMAALFIADLTFRRGGAKVLFLVVGVALAVVGNFGRSLYLSITAARRGVDAIDVVHDAAGWSVLMFTAAGLAALAWLILRAERRLAEA, from the coding sequence TTGCGCCATTTGCCAATTGCCCTGGTCCTGGGCTGGTGGGTGCTCGATCTCCAGGTTCACTGGCGTGCGCTGGTCGAATTCCAGCACGGCTGGCTGGTCGTGCCCCTGGCCGCCTATCTCGCCTGGGAACGATGGCCCACCCGGCCGGCGTCCGAGCCGCCCGCTTCCGCCTGGGGGCCGCTCCTCCTGGCACTGTTCTCGATGCCGCTGGTCCTCGTGGCCGAACTGCACAAACACGCGGTGGCCAGCACGGCCGCATCGAGCTTCGCCCTCAGTCTGGGTTGTACCGGGTTCCTGCTCGCACTGATCTGGCTCCAGCACGGCGCGCCCATGGCGCGCCGCTTCGCTTTTCCGATCCTCTTCCTTTTCGTCGCGGTGCCCATTCCGCGGCTGCTCTGGAACCCCGTGGTGCTCGGACTCCAGGGCTTCATCACCGTGCTCAACGTCGAGGCCCTCAATCTCCTCGGCATTCCCGCCTTCCGAACCGGCAACGTCATTCAACTGCCCCAGGGCGCCGTCGGTGTGGACGAAGCGTGCAGCGGGATTCGCAGTCTGCAGGCCAGCATCATGGCCGCCCTGTTCATTGCCGATCTCACCTTCCGGCGCGGCGGCGCCAAGGTGCTGTTCCTGGTGGTCGGCGTGGCCCTGGCGGTGGTCGGCAACTTCGGGCGGTCCCTCTACCTCTCCATCACCGCGGCGCGACGCGGGGTGGATGCCATTGACGTGGTCCATGACGCCGCGGGCTGGAGCGTGCTGATGTTCACCGCCGCCGGGCTCGCCGCGCTGGCCTGGCTCATCCTCAGGGCGGAACGGCGCCTGGCCGAGGCGTGA
- a CDS encoding YhcH/YjgK/YiaL family protein, with protein sequence MIYGHLSAPDAYSHLLAHEAWRFAFDWLRQLPPNPEPGIRPLRGDAMYVNVHGYETLPPEQCRYESHRKYVDLQYCIAGGERIDWQLASTLRPAGPFDEAKDLQFYEPGDSITTLHMVPGSYAIFHPSDAHRPKRADGLNPSVSKLVIKVAWELVRGA encoded by the coding sequence ATGATCTACGGACACCTCTCCGCTCCGGACGCCTATTCCCACCTGCTGGCCCATGAGGCCTGGCGCTTCGCATTCGATTGGCTGCGTCAACTGCCACCCAACCCCGAGCCCGGCATCCGGCCCCTTCGCGGCGACGCCATGTACGTCAACGTCCATGGCTACGAAACCCTGCCGCCGGAGCAGTGCCGGTACGAAAGCCATCGGAAGTACGTCGATCTCCAATACTGCATCGCCGGCGGAGAACGCATCGACTGGCAGCTTGCGTCCACGCTCCGGCCCGCCGGCCCCTTCGACGAGGCAAAGGATCTCCAGTTCTATGAACCCGGGGATTCCATCACCACCCTCCACATGGTCCCCGGGAGCTACGCCATCTTCCATCCCAGCGACGCCCACCGTCCCAAGCGCGCCGACGGCCTGAATCCATCCGTCTCCAAACTGGTGATCAAGGTCGCCTGGGAACTGGTGCGTGGGGCCTGA
- the gmd gene encoding GDP-mannose 4,6-dehydratase, translated as MKKALITGITGQDGSYLAELLLEKGYEVHGIIRRSSSFNTQRIDHLYQDPHAQGQRLRLHYGDLADSVQMVRLLYELEPDEIYNLGAQSHVRVSFDIPEYTGDVVGLGTIRILEAIRESGLSGKVRFYQASSSEMYGKVQAVPQTETTPFWPRSPYACAKVYAYWLTVNFRESYGVHASNGILFNHESPRRGETFVTRKITRAATRIKMGLQDALYLGNLDARRDWGYAKEYVEMMWLMLQQERPDDYVVATNETHSVQEFCQETFGLLDLDWKQYVRHDPRYERPAEVDLLIGNPGKARRQLGWEPRVRFKELVRIMVDADLALARHELAVQQARG; from the coding sequence ATGAAAAAGGCACTCATCACGGGCATCACGGGACAGGACGGCTCCTACCTGGCGGAACTCCTTCTGGAAAAGGGCTACGAGGTCCACGGCATCATCCGGCGTTCGTCGTCGTTCAACACCCAGCGGATCGACCACCTCTATCAGGATCCCCATGCCCAGGGGCAGCGTTTGCGGTTGCACTACGGTGACCTTGCGGACTCGGTGCAGATGGTGCGGCTCCTGTACGAACTCGAACCCGACGAGATCTACAACCTCGGCGCCCAGAGCCATGTCCGCGTGTCCTTCGACATCCCGGAATACACCGGCGATGTCGTCGGCCTGGGCACCATCCGCATCCTCGAGGCCATCCGTGAAAGCGGTCTGTCCGGCAAAGTCCGTTTCTACCAGGCCAGTTCCTCCGAGATGTACGGCAAGGTCCAGGCGGTGCCGCAGACGGAGACCACCCCGTTCTGGCCCCGCTCCCCGTATGCCTGCGCCAAGGTCTATGCCTACTGGCTGACCGTGAACTTCCGGGAATCCTACGGGGTCCATGCCAGCAACGGCATCCTCTTCAACCACGAATCGCCGCGAAGGGGCGAGACGTTTGTGACCCGCAAGATCACCCGCGCCGCCACCCGCATCAAAATGGGCCTCCAGGATGCCCTCTATCTGGGCAATCTCGACGCCCGGCGCGACTGGGGCTACGCGAAGGAATACGTCGAGATGATGTGGTTGATGCTCCAGCAGGAACGCCCGGACGACTACGTCGTGGCGACCAACGAGACCCATTCCGTCCAGGAATTCTGCCAGGAGACCTTCGGTCTTCTGGACCTGGATTGGAAACAGTACGTCCGTCACGACCCGCGCTACGAGCGGCCCGCGGAGGTGGATCTTCTCATCGGCAATCCCGGGAAGGCCCGACGCCAGCTCGGCTGGGAACCCAGGGTCCGCTTCAAGGAACTGGTCCGCATCATGGTGGACGCCGATCTGGCCCTGGCCAGGCACGAGCTGGCCGTCCAGCAGGCCCGGGGCTAG
- a CDS encoding nucleotidyltransferase domain-containing protein, whose product MPVSTKQARAFLEAKERQRQEGLDRRFERAWTDFRRIVDRILADYRPLRLYQWGSLLDRSRFSERSDIDLAVEGVTDPATFSAMFGMADRLTDLPLDLVALERIEPEFAGLIRRKGVLVYERGTTDRPAAG is encoded by the coding sequence ATGCCCGTCAGCACGAAGCAGGCCCGCGCGTTCCTTGAGGCGAAGGAACGACAGCGTCAGGAGGGACTCGACCGGCGCTTTGAACGGGCATGGACGGACTTCCGGCGCATCGTGGATCGGATCCTTGCCGACTACCGGCCGCTGCGGCTCTACCAGTGGGGCTCGCTGCTGGACCGGTCCCGGTTCTCGGAGCGTTCCGACATCGACCTCGCCGTCGAGGGAGTCACCGATCCGGCGACGTTCTCGGCGATGTTCGGGATGGCCGACCGCCTCACGGATCTGCCGCTGGACCTGGTGGCATTGGAACGGATCGAGCCGGAGTTCGCCGGGCTGATTCGAAGAAAAGGGGTGCTGGTGTATGAGCGCGGAACCACGGATCGCCCTGCTGCTGGCTGA
- a CDS encoding antitoxin has protein sequence MKPDPAARAGLCAVLRHDIESIGRLSEELRTSVAALKADPREFRNCAAAAYLLHNLYNALENSFEQVSRTFENHVVDRGRWHRELLDKMFLPIDGWRPAVLPEGHRGLANDLRGFRHIFRHSYDFTLDPGRVIQLAERWLGDVRAFEEALERFCEFLIGDAPKPP, from the coding sequence ATGAAGCCTGATCCCGCCGCCCGCGCAGGCCTGTGTGCGGTCCTGAGGCACGATATCGAATCGATCGGGCGGTTGTCGGAGGAATTGCGAACGTCCGTGGCGGCTCTGAAAGCGGACCCGCGGGAGTTCCGGAACTGCGCGGCCGCCGCCTACCTGTTGCACAACCTCTACAACGCGCTCGAAAACTCGTTCGAACAGGTCTCACGCACCTTCGAGAATCACGTGGTGGATCGCGGCCGATGGCATCGAGAACTCCTCGACAAAATGTTCCTGCCCATCGACGGGTGGCGGCCCGCGGTACTTCCCGAGGGGCATCGAGGACTCGCCAACGATCTCCGCGGCTTCCGGCACATCTTTCGTCACAGCTACGATTTCACTTTGGATCCCGGTCGTGTGATCCAGCTCGCCGAACGATGGCTGGGCGACGTCCGGGCATTCGAGGAGGCCCTCGAACGCTTCTGCGAGTTTCTTATCGGCGACGCACCCAAGCCACCTTGA
- a CDS encoding nucleotidyltransferase domain-containing protein, which produces MKEDLGLLSPGELEEEIARAVQFLSAQPGVRQVWLFGSAVRGWRLDWRSDLDFAVAGLAPDALYGGWSRLDSLLRGPVDLVRIEDASPLLRSQILDHGRLLYEA; this is translated from the coding sequence ATGAAAGAGGATCTCGGTCTGCTATCCCCGGGCGAACTGGAGGAGGAGATCGCGCGGGCGGTGCAATTCCTCTCGGCCCAGCCCGGTGTCCGACAGGTATGGCTCTTCGGATCGGCGGTCCGGGGATGGCGCCTCGACTGGCGATCCGATCTCGACTTTGCCGTGGCGGGGCTGGCTCCCGATGCCCTGTACGGGGGTTGGTCGCGGCTGGACTCTCTCCTGCGCGGTCCGGTCGATCTGGTCCGTATCGAGGACGCCTCGCCCCTCCTCCGCAGTCAGATCCTCGATCACGGACGGTTGCTCTATGAAGCCTGA
- a CDS encoding SDR family oxidoreductase, whose translation MSVAPIPGLEHPHRWLVTGVAGFIGSHLLETLLTQDQEVVGLDNFRTGHRENLEDVRRRVRGAQWARFRFCEGDILHRADLAGLMGGVTYVLHQAALGSVPQSIEDPVTTHAINVTGFLHMLEAARQAGVRRVVYASSSAVYGDATDLPAVEDRIGRPLSPYAVSKSINEQYAAVFERCYGLISVGLRYFNVFGPRQDPNGAYAAVIPRWIDALLTGRPVEIYGDGETSRDFCPVEHVARANLLAATAQLRPGEPRVFNVGLGQATTLNALFEILAGEAVRLRPEAAGVKATHREARPGDIRHSQADMRRAREILGLADTRDIRTGLAATTRWFGRSQADDPPGAIAGTANSR comes from the coding sequence ATGAGTGTTGCGCCGATTCCCGGACTGGAACATCCCCACCGCTGGCTGGTGACCGGCGTGGCGGGGTTCATTGGGTCCCACCTGCTCGAGACGCTCCTGACCCAGGATCAGGAGGTCGTCGGCCTCGACAATTTCCGAACCGGGCACCGCGAGAACCTCGAGGACGTGCGCCGCCGGGTTCGAGGCGCGCAGTGGGCGCGGTTCCGTTTCTGCGAGGGCGACATCCTCCACCGGGCGGACCTGGCCGGGTTGATGGGGGGTGTGACCTATGTGCTGCACCAGGCCGCCCTCGGTTCGGTGCCCCAGTCCATCGAGGACCCCGTCACCACCCATGCCATCAACGTCACCGGCTTCCTGCACATGCTCGAGGCCGCCCGTCAGGCCGGGGTGCGCCGGGTGGTGTACGCGTCGAGCAGTGCCGTGTACGGCGACGCCACCGATCTGCCGGCGGTCGAGGATCGCATCGGGCGCCCGCTGTCCCCGTATGCCGTCTCGAAGTCGATCAACGAACAGTACGCGGCCGTCTTCGAGCGTTGCTACGGCCTGATCTCGGTCGGGCTCCGGTATTTCAATGTGTTCGGACCCCGCCAGGACCCCAACGGTGCCTATGCCGCGGTGATCCCGCGCTGGATCGATGCCCTGCTGACCGGACGGCCTGTCGAGATCTACGGCGATGGGGAAACCAGCCGCGACTTCTGTCCGGTTGAACACGTCGCCCGTGCCAACCTTCTGGCCGCGACCGCCCAACTGCGGCCGGGCGAGCCCCGTGTGTTCAATGTCGGGTTGGGGCAGGCGACCACTCTCAATGCCCTCTTCGAGATCCTCGCCGGCGAGGCCGTCAGGCTGCGACCCGAAGCCGCCGGGGTGAAAGCGACCCATCGCGAGGCGCGCCCGGGCGACATCCGGCATTCCCAGGCGGACATGCGGCGCGCCCGGGAGATTCTCGGCCTGGCGGATACCCGCGACATCCGCACCGGCCTGGCGGCCACCACCCGCTGGTTCGGGCGCTCCCAGGCGGACGACCCGCCCGGCGCGATCGCCGGCACGGCGAATTCTCGATGA
- a CDS encoding GDP-L-fucose synthase: MTDSNPASSPVDRSSPALNPDALIHVAGHRGMVGSALVRCLERRGANRLLLPSRSELDLCDGAAVEAYYRRERPDIVLVAAARVGGIHANRTFPAEFLQENLAIALNVIHAAWRHGVGRLLFLGSSCIYPRHAPQPMTEDCLLTGPLEPTNEAYAIAKIAGLKLAQSYRRQHGVLFHSAMPTNLYGPGDFYHPTHSHVVPAMIRRFHEARRDGLPHVTLWGSGSPRREFLHVDDLAGACIHLLGLDEPPDWVNVGTGTDVTIRELAESVREVVGYEGELRWDAAQPDGTPRKLLNIDRLRATGWQPSISLSEGLRRTYADFQCELAEGRLRE, encoded by the coding sequence ATGACTGACTCGAACCCCGCTTCGTCGCCTGTGGATCGATCGTCCCCCGCCTTGAATCCCGACGCCCTCATCCACGTGGCGGGGCATCGCGGCATGGTGGGTTCGGCGTTGGTGCGCTGCCTCGAACGGCGTGGTGCCAACCGGTTGCTGCTGCCGTCCCGATCGGAACTGGATCTGTGCGACGGGGCCGCGGTCGAGGCGTACTACCGTCGGGAACGACCGGACATCGTGCTGGTTGCGGCGGCGCGGGTGGGTGGGATCCACGCCAACCGCACCTTTCCCGCCGAGTTCCTCCAGGAGAACCTCGCCATCGCGCTGAATGTCATTCATGCCGCCTGGCGGCACGGGGTCGGGCGCCTCCTCTTCCTCGGGAGTTCCTGCATCTATCCGAGGCACGCGCCGCAGCCCATGACCGAGGACTGCCTGCTCACCGGTCCGCTGGAACCGACCAACGAAGCCTACGCCATCGCCAAGATCGCCGGACTCAAGCTCGCGCAGTCTTACCGGCGCCAGCATGGCGTGCTGTTTCATTCGGCCATGCCGACCAATCTCTACGGGCCGGGGGACTTCTATCACCCGACCCATTCCCACGTGGTGCCCGCGATGATCCGCCGGTTTCATGAGGCCCGGCGCGATGGCCTGCCGCATGTCACGCTCTGGGGCAGCGGAAGTCCCCGCCGCGAATTCCTGCACGTGGACGATCTGGCCGGGGCCTGCATCCATCTGCTCGGCCTCGACGAGCCGCCGGATTGGGTCAACGTGGGGACCGGCACCGACGTGACCATCCGGGAACTTGCGGAAAGCGTGCGGGAGGTGGTGGGGTACGAAGGGGAACTGCGCTGGGATGCGGCTCAGCCGGACGGCACTCCGCGCAAGCTGCTGAACATCGACCGCCTCCGGGCCACGGGCTGGCAGCCCTCCATTTCATTGTCCGAGGGACTTCGACGCACCTACGCGGATTTCCAGTGTGAACTGGCCGAAGGGCGTCTGCGGGAGTAG